In a genomic window of Deinococcus metalli:
- a CDS encoding Ig domain-containing protein: protein MVLLPSPRRAALALLLGAALVSCGQTTTGSTTSGKDALYFADSAGGLPPIYVNEPYTATVAIAGGVGPYSLRLAGGTLPPGVKLDASQRTLSGQPTKTGTYTFTLEATDSTLSTKASEYTLNVQDLPPLAITPTLPSGEIRGETRIPLTITAPRSARAAHLSWTLPQGVKVTRVQNADAGGLLFWRQDGQTLLLDIGFRKVPRTGTRVALVSVKPSKAVTLSGGALTVEARGADGALVGVPNAAPSTPASGSQTTAPSAAPATTPTTDTTAPSTSPSTAPATSTDTTAPATDPNASPTPPNPPDPTPPSPGGGTP, encoded by the coding sequence ATGGTTCTCCTGCCCTCTCCGCGCCGCGCGGCGCTGGCCCTGCTGCTGGGCGCGGCCCTGGTGTCGTGTGGTCAGACGACCACGGGCTCCACCACCAGCGGCAAGGACGCCCTGTACTTCGCCGACAGCGCCGGCGGCCTGCCGCCCATCTACGTGAACGAGCCGTACACGGCGACCGTGGCCATCGCGGGCGGGGTGGGACCGTACTCGCTGCGGCTCGCGGGCGGCACGCTGCCGCCGGGCGTGAAGCTGGACGCCTCGCAGCGCACGCTGTCCGGGCAGCCCACCAAGACCGGCACGTACACCTTCACGCTGGAAGCCACCGATTCCACGCTGAGCACCAAGGCCAGCGAGTACACCCTGAACGTGCAGGACCTGCCGCCCCTGGCGATCACGCCGACCCTGCCCAGCGGGGAGATCCGCGGCGAGACGCGCATTCCGCTGACCATCACCGCGCCGCGGAGCGCGCGGGCCGCCCACCTGTCGTGGACGCTGCCGCAGGGCGTGAAGGTCACGCGAGTGCAGAACGCGGACGCGGGCGGCCTGCTGTTCTGGCGGCAGGACGGGCAGACGCTGCTGCTGGACATCGGCTTCCGCAAGGTGCCGCGCACCGGCACGCGCGTCGCGCTGGTCAGCGTGAAACCCAGCAAGGCCGTGACCCTGAGCGGCGGGGCGCTCACCGTCGAGGCGCGCGGCGCAGACGGCGCGCTGGTCGGCGTTCCGAACGCCGCGCCGTCCACCCCGGCGTCCGGGTCGCAGACGACCGCGCCGAGCGCCGCCCCAGCCACGACCCCCACGACGGACACCACGGCGCCCAGCACTTCGCCGAGCACGGCGCCCGCCACCAGCACGGACACCACGGCGCCCGCCACCGATCCGAACGCCTCGCCCACGCCGCCCAATCCGCCAGATCCCACGCCGCCCTCCCCGGGTGGGGGCACGCCGTGA
- a CDS encoding insulinase family protein, with product MTATTSALPHVGDRLGRYTVQRVEALPEMQGTLILLEHELGARHAHVVRDDDNSAFGVTFPTVPRDSTGVAHILEHIVLMGSQKYPVSDPFFAMLPRSLNTFMNAMTSNDWTTYPFSTRNEQDYFNLLSVYLDATFFPLMRYESFRQDGHRFEFETPDDPRSPLKLQGVVYNEMKGAMAAPGAVMWRAFGKALYPDLTYANNSGGAPQDIPNLTYEGLRAFHAAHYHPSNAFFYTYGKLPLARILSDIESHVMTHFTRQELDVSIPDQAAFAQPRRETVTYPGSDVERGAQVSVAWKLGHSSDADANLRWSVLSDVLLGNPAAPLTRPLIESGLGAGLADLSGYRDSFREGAFAAGLKGLPSGRAQEVETLVLDTLRDIATQGIDPALIESSLHQFEIAQKEVSNAGYPYGLQVMFRLLGPWLYGGDPVTGLRLEAELTRLRADLARGRVFEPMIERGLLDNPHRVTLELAPDPQLAERTEADEQALVTRLSADFTDEDRSRIVAESLRLKELQAQEGTPDVLPTLALSDVPPRVPRVAYTQEEVGRATVARVPQPTGGLTYLDVQVRLPDVPDDLLETLPLYAFAVTRGGAAGDDYVALARRIEAVTGGISASVGVGTRPDDLAGLRLSLTLSGKALARNAPALVDVLRDVLATPMFTRDRLEQLLKQRLAGLKASILQGGNAYAERLAAAQVSPAGVIAERFSGLTALASLKTIVEGGGLDDLLVRLNRVHALLLTGTPALCVTATPDDLNLDVTPITAAFVGDAPVGQPAPQPAPLRPQARTTDSPVAFNAVAFRTVPYTHPDSPALLVLSRLLRSGYLLKEIREKGGAYGGGAGFDTREGVFTMSSYRDPNVKRTFEVFRDARTYLDTDLGQRDLTEAILSASKLLDPLTSPDTIGRMRFFGDRAGYTPEVQEAYKARLLAVTLADLSRVMDTYLTPDRAAYALVAGQNPNDDVRDLNLEFDVQAI from the coding sequence ATGACAGCCACCACCTCCGCCCTGCCCCACGTGGGCGACCGTCTGGGCCGGTACACCGTGCAGCGCGTGGAAGCCCTGCCGGAGATGCAGGGCACGCTGATCCTGCTTGAGCACGAGCTGGGCGCCCGGCACGCGCATGTCGTGCGCGACGACGACAACAGCGCCTTCGGCGTGACCTTCCCGACCGTGCCGAGGGACTCGACCGGCGTGGCGCATATCCTGGAGCACATCGTGCTGATGGGCAGCCAGAAGTACCCGGTGAGCGATCCCTTCTTCGCGATGCTGCCGCGGTCGCTGAACACCTTCATGAACGCCATGACCAGCAACGACTGGACGACCTATCCGTTCAGCACGCGCAACGAGCAGGACTACTTCAACCTGCTGTCGGTGTATCTGGACGCGACGTTCTTCCCACTGATGCGCTACGAGTCCTTCCGCCAGGACGGCCACCGCTTCGAGTTCGAGACGCCGGACGACCCGCGCAGTCCGCTGAAGCTCCAGGGCGTGGTGTACAACGAGATGAAGGGCGCCATGGCCGCGCCCGGCGCGGTGATGTGGCGGGCCTTCGGCAAGGCCCTGTACCCGGACCTGACATACGCGAACAACTCCGGCGGCGCGCCGCAGGACATCCCGAACCTGACCTACGAGGGCCTGCGCGCGTTTCACGCCGCCCACTACCACCCCAGCAACGCCTTCTTCTACACCTACGGCAAGCTGCCGCTCGCTCGCATCCTCTCGGACATCGAGTCCCACGTGATGACGCACTTCACGCGTCAGGAACTGGACGTGAGCATCCCGGACCAGGCGGCCTTCGCGCAGCCGCGCCGCGAGACCGTCACGTACCCCGGTTCGGATGTGGAGCGCGGCGCGCAGGTCAGCGTGGCATGGAAGCTGGGCCACAGCAGCGACGCCGACGCGAACCTGCGCTGGAGCGTCCTGAGCGACGTGCTGCTGGGCAATCCGGCCGCGCCCCTGACCCGCCCGCTGATCGAGTCCGGCCTGGGCGCGGGCCTGGCGGACCTCAGCGGCTACCGCGACTCCTTCCGTGAGGGCGCCTTCGCCGCCGGCCTCAAGGGCCTCCCCTCCGGCAGAGCGCAGGAGGTGGAGACGCTGGTACTGGACACCCTGCGGGACATCGCCACGCAGGGCATCGACCCCGCGCTGATCGAGAGCAGCCTGCACCAGTTCGAGATCGCCCAGAAGGAGGTGAGCAACGCTGGGTACCCCTACGGACTCCAGGTGATGTTCCGGCTGCTGGGGCCGTGGCTGTACGGCGGCGATCCCGTCACGGGGCTGCGGCTGGAGGCCGAACTGACGCGCCTGCGCGCCGACCTCGCGCGTGGCCGGGTGTTCGAGCCCATGATCGAGCGCGGCCTGCTGGACAATCCCCACCGCGTCACGCTGGAACTCGCGCCGGACCCGCAGCTCGCCGAGCGCACCGAGGCCGACGAGCAGGCCCTGGTCACGCGCCTGAGCGCCGACTTCACCGACGAGGACCGCTCGCGCATCGTCGCGGAGAGCCTGCGGCTGAAAGAACTCCAGGCGCAGGAGGGCACCCCGGACGTACTGCCCACCCTGGCCCTCTCGGACGTACCGCCGCGCGTGCCGCGTGTGGCCTACACGCAGGAGGAGGTTGGGCGCGCCACCGTGGCCCGCGTGCCGCAACCGACCGGCGGCCTGACGTACCTCGACGTGCAGGTGCGCTTGCCCGACGTGCCGGATGACCTGCTGGAGACCCTGCCGCTGTACGCCTTCGCCGTCACGCGCGGCGGCGCGGCCGGCGACGACTACGTGGCCCTGGCCCGCCGCATCGAGGCCGTAACGGGCGGGATCAGCGCCAGCGTCGGCGTCGGCACCCGCCCGGACGACCTGGCGGGGCTGCGCCTGAGCTTGACCCTCAGCGGCAAGGCCCTGGCCCGCAACGCCCCGGCCCTGGTGGACGTGCTGCGCGACGTGCTCGCCACGCCGATGTTCACCCGTGACCGCCTGGAACAGCTGCTCAAGCAGCGCCTCGCCGGCCTCAAGGCCAGCATCCTGCAGGGCGGCAACGCCTACGCCGAGCGCCTCGCCGCCGCGCAGGTCAGTCCGGCCGGCGTGATCGCCGAGCGCTTCAGCGGCCTGACCGCCCTGGCCTCCCTGAAGACCATCGTCGAGGGCGGCGGCCTGGACGACCTGCTGGTCCGCCTGAACCGCGTGCACGCGCTGCTCCTGACCGGCACGCCCGCGCTGTGCGTGACCGCCACGCCCGACGACCTGAACCTCGACGTCACGCCCATCACGGCCGCCTTCGTCGGAGACGCGCCGGTGGGCCAGCCCGCGCCGCAGCCCGCGCCGCTGCGCCCGCAGGCGCGCACCACCGACTCGCCGGTCGCGTTCAATGCCGTGGCGTTCCGCACCGTGCCGTACACGCACCCGGACAGCCCCGCGCTGCTGGTGCTGTCGCGGCTGCTGCGCAGCGGCTACCTCCTCAAGGAGATCCGCGAGAAGGGCGGCGCGTACGGCGGCGGCGCCGGCTTCGACACCCGTGAGGGCGTGTTCACCATGAGTTCGTACCGCGACCCGAACGTGAAGCGCACCTTCGAGGTCTTCCGTGACGCCCGCACCTATCTGGACACAGACCTGGGCCAGCGCGACCTGACCGAGGCGATCCTGTCGGCCAGCAAGCTCCTCGACCCGCTGACCAGTCCCGATACCATCGGCCGCATGCGCTTCTTCGGCGACCGCGCCGGCTACACGCCCGAGGTGCAGGAGGCCTACAAGGCGCGGCTGCTGGCCGTCACGCTCGCTGACCTCAGCCGCGTGATGGACACCTACCTCACGCCCGACAGGGCCGCGTACGCGCTGGTCGCCGGACAGAACCCCAACGACGACGTGCGCGACCTGAACCTGGAGTTCGACGTCCAGGCCATCTGA